The Balaenoptera acutorostrata chromosome 15, mBalAcu1.1, whole genome shotgun sequence genome contains a region encoding:
- the CSTL1 gene encoding cystatin-like 1, which produces MGAGPWGNPLLLLAALALVARLGQLQQWSGLQESTSPKNVNSTLAFFMEAYNNNSNDSYLFRVDQLLRSQVQLTTGVEYLVTVKISRTKCKRNSTNNPWCPIQSKKKLQKSFICDFLVYTVPWMNHYQLWNNSCLDA; this is translated from the exons ATGGGAGCTGGACCCTGGGGGAACCCTCTGCTGCTGCTGGCAGCCCTGGCCCTGGTGGCCAGGCTGGGTCAATTGCAACAGTGGAGCGGCTTGCAGGAGTCCACGAGCCCGAAGAACGTGAACTCCACCCTCGCCTTCTTCATGGAGGCgtacaacaacaacagcaatgacTCCTACCTGTTCCGCGTGGACCAGCTGCTCCGAAGCCAGGTGCAG CTGACGACAGGCGTGGAGTACCTGGTCACCGTGAAAATTAGCCGGACCAAGTGCAAGAGGAACAGCACGAACAACCCTTGGTGCCCCATTCAGAGCAAGAAGAAGCTGCAGAAG AGTTTCATCTGTGACTTTCTGGTATACACCGTACCCTGGATGAACCATTACCAGCTCTGGAACAACTCCTGTCTGGATGCCTAG